From Ancylobacter pratisalsi, one genomic window encodes:
- a CDS encoding SDR family NAD(P)-dependent oxidoreductase, which produces MSSHQQKSLHGKIALVTGSARRIGRESALLLASEGAHVVVHAKTSRDEIEAVADEIRAVGGSASTALADITDESQAQGLVDEIVAAHGRLDILVNNAAIRRETPFAEISLAAWREINSVIVEGAFLVTRAAIPHMVRHGFGRIVTIGGVSAHSGVFHRVHVATAKAALTGFTKALAVEFGEHGITANLVVPGRIGGNRSATSGAGGAFPGGGHLLVGHEGEPRNVAEFVRILALPAGSFTSGQTIHVNGGMYLP; this is translated from the coding sequence ATGAGTTCGCATCAGCAAAAGTCCCTTCACGGCAAGATCGCCCTCGTCACCGGCTCGGCCCGTCGCATCGGCCGCGAAAGCGCGCTGCTGCTGGCGTCAGAGGGTGCCCATGTCGTGGTCCACGCCAAGACGTCCAGGGACGAAATCGAGGCAGTGGCCGACGAGATCCGCGCGGTCGGGGGCAGCGCCAGCACGGCGCTCGCCGACATCACCGATGAGTCGCAGGCGCAGGGCCTCGTCGACGAAATCGTCGCGGCCCATGGCCGTCTGGATATCCTCGTCAACAACGCCGCCATCCGGCGCGAGACGCCGTTCGCCGAGATCAGCCTGGCCGCATGGCGCGAGATCAATTCGGTGATCGTCGAGGGCGCCTTCCTCGTCACCCGTGCCGCGATCCCGCACATGGTTCGCCACGGCTTCGGCCGCATCGTCACCATTGGCGGCGTCAGTGCGCATTCTGGCGTGTTCCACCGCGTCCATGTCGCTACCGCCAAGGCGGCACTGACCGGCTTCACCAAGGCGCTCGCGGTTGAGTTCGGCGAACATGGCATCACCGCTAACCTCGTTGTCCCGGGGCGCATCGGCGGCAACCGCTCGGCGACCTCGGGCGCCGGCGGCGCGTTTCCGGGCGGCGGTCATCTGCTGGTTGGGCACGAAGGCGAGCCGCGCAACGTCGCCGAGTTCGTGCGCATCCTCGCCCTGCCGGCCGGCAGCTTTACCAGCGGCCAGACCATCCATGTGAACGGCGGAATGTATCTGCCCTAG
- a CDS encoding ABC transporter ATP-binding protein, producing MNFYSPATGIVLDAPVATDQPPRLELRDLRKRLGDTAAVNGIDLQVAAGESVVLLGPSGCGKTTTLRMVAGFLQPEGGEIHLDGVLASNASFALPPEKRHLGMVFQTYAVWPHKTVAENVGYGLVVAGKKRAEIDREVAAVLDLVQLGDLARRYPSELSGGQQQRVALARALATKPSLLLLDEPLSNLDASLRQEMRFELRALQKRIGITTLYVTHDQDEALVLADRVVVMNKGRIEQVGTPEEVYRTPASRFVGNFVGTANLLEGTIVTVDRAAGRVSVALDAGDIATARASAGWLATAAPGQHATLLLRPEDIRFDRPQKPDQQTGLNVQFGSAAFLGSRYELQLTAKDTPLRVQSRTPGTFTDGHARLWFRPDSAWVVA from the coding sequence ATGAACTTTTATTCGCCTGCCACCGGCATCGTGCTCGATGCTCCCGTTGCGACCGACCAACCCCCGCGGCTGGAATTGCGCGACCTGCGCAAGCGGCTCGGTGATACGGCGGCCGTGAACGGCATCGATCTGCAAGTGGCGGCCGGCGAAAGCGTGGTGCTGCTCGGCCCCTCCGGCTGCGGCAAGACCACGACGCTGCGCATGGTGGCGGGCTTCCTACAGCCGGAGGGCGGCGAGATCCATCTCGACGGCGTGCTGGCCTCGAACGCCTCCTTCGCGCTGCCCCCGGAGAAGCGCCACCTCGGCATGGTGTTCCAGACCTATGCGGTGTGGCCGCACAAGACGGTGGCGGAAAATGTCGGCTACGGCCTCGTGGTTGCCGGCAAGAAGCGCGCGGAAATCGACCGCGAGGTGGCGGCGGTGCTCGATCTGGTGCAGCTCGGCGATCTTGCCAGGCGCTACCCGTCCGAACTCTCCGGCGGCCAGCAGCAGCGCGTCGCGCTGGCGCGGGCGCTTGCCACCAAGCCGAGTTTGTTGCTGCTCGACGAGCCGCTCTCCAACCTCGACGCCTCGCTGCGGCAGGAGATGCGCTTCGAGCTGCGCGCGCTGCAGAAGCGCATCGGCATCACCACGCTCTATGTCACCCACGACCAGGACGAGGCGCTGGTGCTCGCAGACCGGGTCGTGGTGATGAACAAGGGCCGCATCGAGCAGGTCGGCACCCCGGAAGAGGTCTACCGCACCCCCGCCAGCCGCTTCGTCGGCAATTTCGTCGGCACCGCCAACCTGCTGGAAGGAACCATCGTCACTGTGGATCGCGCCGCCGGCCGGGTGTCGGTGGCGCTCGACGCCGGCGACATCGCCACGGCGCGCGCATCGGCCGGCTGGCTCGCCACCGCAGCGCCCGGACAGCACGCAACATTGCTGCTGCGCCCCGAGGACATCCGTTTCGACCGCCCGCAAAAGCCCGACCAGCAGACCGGCCTCAATGTGCAGTTCGGCTCGGCCGCCTTCCTCGGCAGCCGCTACGAACTCCAGCTCACCGCCAAGGACACGCCCTTGCGCGTGCAGTCGCGCACGCCCGGCACCTTCACAGACGGCCACGCCCGGCTATGGTTCCGCCCGGACAGCGCCTGGGTGGTGGCATGA
- a CDS encoding LLM class flavin-dependent oxidoreductase, protein MTDKHIHLNVFVPTTGHHEASWLYSGSQPERLTDVDYYREIAAIAERGKFDSLFLADQLAIGRSVKHVAQGKLEPLTLLSALAGSTSHIGLIATASTTYSEPYNLARQFASLDHISGGRAGWNIVTSWSAEAAGNFGLDQRNSHTDRYHRATEYVEVVRKLWDSWEDDARVLDRTRGIYADTARIHAIHHQGETFRVRGPLDVPRSPQGNPVLVQAGSSDEGRGFAARYAEAIFTAQQDLSEAQDFYADVKRRALAFGRDPEGIKILPGLSPILGSTDVEARALEEELDDLTLPVVGLKHLSQRFDGFDFSVFPLDERIPIESFPRPETVQGAQSRSQVILNIVEREKPTLRQLLRRLAGGRGHKVLAGTPKAVADHIQFWVEQRAADGFNIMPAFMPGGLSAFVDEVVPILQARGLFRRDYTGRTLREHYGLTRPESRYARSA, encoded by the coding sequence GTGACGGACAAGCACATCCATCTCAACGTCTTCGTGCCGACCACCGGCCATCACGAGGCGTCTTGGCTCTACAGCGGATCACAGCCCGAGCGCCTGACCGATGTCGATTATTACCGAGAGATCGCGGCGATCGCAGAGCGCGGCAAGTTCGACTCGCTGTTTCTCGCCGACCAGCTCGCGATCGGGCGCAGCGTGAAGCATGTCGCACAGGGCAAGTTGGAACCGCTGACGCTGCTCTCGGCGCTGGCAGGTTCAACCTCGCATATCGGCCTGATCGCCACGGCCTCCACCACCTATTCCGAACCCTATAATCTGGCCCGGCAGTTCGCCTCGCTCGACCATATCAGCGGCGGTCGCGCCGGCTGGAACATCGTCACGTCCTGGTCCGCCGAGGCGGCCGGTAATTTCGGGCTCGACCAGCGCAACTCGCACACCGACCGCTACCACCGCGCGACGGAGTATGTCGAAGTGGTGCGCAAGCTGTGGGACAGCTGGGAGGACGACGCCCGCGTGCTGGACCGCACGCGCGGCATCTATGCCGACACCGCCCGCATCCACGCCATCCACCATCAGGGCGAAACCTTCCGGGTCCGCGGGCCGCTCGACGTGCCGCGCTCGCCGCAGGGCAACCCGGTGCTGGTGCAGGCCGGCTCGTCCGATGAGGGCCGGGGCTTCGCCGCGCGCTACGCCGAGGCGATCTTCACCGCCCAGCAGGATCTTTCCGAGGCACAGGATTTCTACGCCGATGTGAAGCGCCGCGCTCTTGCGTTCGGCCGCGATCCGGAGGGCATCAAGATATTGCCCGGCCTGTCGCCGATCCTCGGCTCTACCGACGTTGAAGCCCGCGCGCTGGAAGAGGAACTTGACGACCTCACGCTGCCCGTGGTCGGCCTCAAGCACCTTTCGCAGCGCTTTGACGGCTTCGATTTCAGCGTCTTTCCGCTGGACGAGCGCATCCCGATCGAGTCGTTCCCCCGCCCGGAGACGGTGCAGGGTGCGCAGAGCCGCTCGCAGGTCATTCTCAACATCGTCGAGCGCGAAAAGCCGACGCTGCGCCAGTTGCTGCGCCGCCTTGCCGGCGGTCGCGGCCACAAGGTGCTGGCCGGCACGCCGAAAGCGGTTGCCGACCATATCCAGTTCTGGGTCGAGCAGCGCGCGGCGGACGGCTTCAACATCATGCCGGCCTTCATGCCGGGCGGGCTCAGCGCCTTCGTCGACGAGGTCGTGCCGATCCTGCAGGCGCGCGGGCTGTTCCGCCGCGACTACACCGGCCGGACGCTGCGCGAGCATTACGGCCTCACGCGCCCCGAGAGCCGCTACGCCCGCTCGGCATGA
- a CDS encoding LLM class flavin-dependent oxidoreductase, with translation MTKQMALGAFLYPTGHHAAAWRHPEAQADAGINFKHYAEVAQAAEAAKFDMLFLADSAGARGEDWGALARFSTHYVAQFEPLTLLGALAAVTERIGLVATASTTYNEPYTLARKFASIDHISGGRAGWNLVTSGNEGEAYNFGRDRHPPHDERYRRATEFLAVTEGLWDSWEDDAFVRDKDSGVFFDPDKVYSLDHRGEYFGVRGPLNIPRSPQGWPVLVQAGSSEAGKALAGASAEVVFTAQQTLADAQAFYRDVKARAVAAGRSPDDVKIMPGIFPLVGRTEAEAQAKFEELQNLIHPDVALSILEHRLGITLRHLPLDGPLPTDIPVTNAAQSRQVLLLELAQREGLSILQLGLRVAGARGHWQVIGTPEQIVDKMEERFLNEGADGFNVMPPYLPGGLTDFIELVLPELRRRGLFRTDYEGRTLREHLGLKRPARHHKHTKAIDAAAEHTAAKTSAAA, from the coding sequence ATGACCAAGCAGATGGCGCTCGGCGCCTTCCTCTACCCCACCGGCCACCACGCCGCCGCTTGGCGCCACCCGGAGGCGCAGGCCGATGCCGGCATCAACTTCAAGCATTACGCCGAGGTCGCGCAGGCGGCCGAGGCCGCCAAGTTCGACATGCTGTTCCTGGCCGACAGCGCCGGAGCTCGCGGCGAGGACTGGGGCGCGCTGGCGCGCTTCTCCACCCATTATGTCGCGCAGTTCGAGCCGCTGACGCTGCTCGGCGCGCTGGCCGCCGTCACCGAGCGTATCGGCTTGGTCGCCACCGCCTCGACCACCTATAACGAGCCCTACACGCTGGCCCGCAAATTCGCCTCCATCGACCATATCAGCGGCGGGCGTGCGGGCTGGAACCTCGTAACCTCAGGCAATGAGGGCGAGGCCTATAATTTCGGCCGCGACCGCCATCCCCCGCATGATGAGCGCTACAGGCGCGCCACCGAGTTCCTCGCCGTCACCGAGGGGCTGTGGGACTCATGGGAGGACGACGCCTTCGTCCGCGACAAGGACAGCGGCGTCTTCTTCGATCCCGACAAGGTCTACAGCCTCGATCATCGCGGCGAGTATTTCGGAGTTCGCGGGCCGCTCAACATTCCGCGCTCACCGCAGGGCTGGCCGGTGCTGGTGCAGGCCGGCTCGTCTGAGGCCGGCAAGGCTCTGGCCGGCGCCTCGGCCGAAGTCGTCTTCACCGCGCAGCAAACCCTTGCCGACGCGCAGGCGTTCTACCGCGACGTGAAGGCCCGTGCCGTCGCTGCGGGTCGCTCCCCCGACGACGTCAAGATCATGCCGGGCATCTTCCCGTTAGTCGGCCGCACCGAGGCGGAAGCACAGGCGAAGTTCGAGGAACTGCAGAACCTCATCCACCCGGACGTCGCGCTTTCCATCCTCGAGCATCGCCTCGGCATTACGCTGCGCCATCTGCCGCTCGACGGCCCGCTGCCCACCGACATTCCAGTCACCAATGCCGCGCAGAGCCGGCAAGTGCTGCTGCTAGAGCTCGCCCAGCGCGAGGGGCTGTCGATCCTGCAGCTCGGACTGCGTGTCGCTGGTGCGCGCGGCCACTGGCAGGTGATCGGCACGCCGGAGCAGATCGTCGACAAGATGGAGGAGCGCTTCCTCAACGAGGGCGCCGACGGCTTCAACGTCATGCCGCCCTATCTGCCCGGCGGCCTCACCGACTTCATCGAACTTGTGCTGCCCGAACTGCGCCGGCGCGGCCTGTTCCGTACCGATTATGAGGGCCGGACCCTGCGCGAGCATCTCGGGCTCAAGCGCCCGGCCCGTCACCACAAGCACACCAAGGCGATCGACGCCGCAGCCGAGCATACGGCGGCGAAAACGTCCGCCGCCGCCTGA
- a CDS encoding FAD-dependent oxidoreductase, with translation MPVNTSTPPFDEVWDVLVVGFGFAGGASAIAAHDAGARVLLIEKMPDPGGISICAGGGIRTIVERDGARAYLRETVGPDVPDDVLDVVAAGMAELEPYFRDLATVNGAEIAVHRRIANYPFAGNDAFGTVEVLSIPGFDARTEYPQVRGRLRGPNVFKLVHDNVRARGIETRLNTAAERLILGANGEVLGAIIRTNGEVKRIGTRRGVILASGGFEAAPDLQRKYWQIRPVLPVATRGNTGDGIRMAQAAGADLWHMWHFHGSYGFRHTDPAYPYGLRVKKLPDWTPQLQEPDVRMSWIVLDRQGRRFMNEYQPYIQDTGHRPLDQYDAQSQRFPRIPAFLVVDEDGRKLYPLGQTVINDRSVEPYEWSDDNLKEVGNGILKRADSVEELAALIDADPATVAASLARWNAAVAAGTDGDHNRPAGSLFPVKNPPFYVGELWPVVSNTQGGPAHDARQRVLNAHGEPIPGLYEAGELGSIWGFLYLGAGNLAECFVTGQIAGKDAAAQQPAALPSELTAA, from the coding sequence ATGCCTGTCAACACATCCACCCCGCCCTTCGACGAAGTCTGGGACGTGCTCGTCGTCGGTTTCGGCTTTGCCGGCGGCGCCTCGGCGATCGCCGCCCATGATGCCGGCGCGCGCGTGCTGCTGATCGAGAAGATGCCCGATCCGGGCGGCATCTCGATCTGCGCCGGCGGCGGCATCCGCACCATCGTGGAGCGCGACGGCGCCCGCGCCTATCTGCGCGAGACGGTTGGCCCCGACGTGCCGGATGACGTGCTCGATGTGGTCGCTGCCGGCATGGCCGAGCTGGAGCCCTATTTCCGCGACCTCGCCACGGTCAACGGCGCCGAAATCGCCGTTCACCGGCGCATCGCCAACTATCCGTTCGCCGGCAATGACGCTTTCGGCACGGTGGAGGTGCTGTCCATCCCCGGCTTCGACGCGCGCACCGAATACCCGCAGGTGCGGGGCCGGCTGCGCGGGCCGAACGTGTTCAAGCTGGTGCACGACAATGTCCGGGCGCGCGGCATCGAGACACGCCTCAATACGGCCGCCGAACGGCTGATCCTCGGCGCCAACGGGGAGGTGCTTGGCGCCATCATCCGCACCAATGGCGAGGTGAAGCGCATCGGCACACGGCGCGGCGTCATCCTCGCCTCCGGCGGCTTCGAGGCCGCGCCCGATCTGCAGCGCAAATACTGGCAGATCCGCCCGGTCCTTCCGGTCGCCACGCGTGGAAATACCGGCGACGGCATCCGCATGGCGCAGGCCGCCGGCGCCGACCTTTGGCACATGTGGCACTTCCACGGCTCCTACGGCTTCCGCCACACCGACCCGGCCTATCCCTATGGCCTGCGGGTCAAGAAACTGCCGGACTGGACGCCGCAGCTGCAGGAGCCGGACGTGCGCATGTCCTGGATCGTGCTGGATCGCCAGGGCCGGCGCTTCATGAACGAGTACCAGCCCTATATCCAGGACACCGGCCATCGGCCGCTCGACCAGTACGACGCGCAGTCGCAGCGCTTCCCGCGCATCCCCGCTTTCCTTGTGGTGGATGAGGACGGACGCAAGCTCTACCCGCTCGGCCAGACCGTGATCAACGACCGCTCGGTCGAGCCCTATGAGTGGAGCGACGATAATTTGAAGGAGGTCGGCAACGGCATCCTGAAGCGCGCCGACAGCGTCGAGGAACTCGCCGCACTGATCGATGCCGATCCCGCCACGGTCGCGGCGAGCCTCGCGCGCTGGAATGCGGCGGTCGCGGCCGGCACGGACGGCGACCACAACCGCCCGGCTGGCTCGCTTTTCCCCGTGAAGAACCCGCCCTTCTATGTCGGCGAGCTGTGGCCGGTGGTCAGCAACACCCAAGGGGGGCCCGCGCATGACGCCCGCCAGCGCGTCCTCAATGCGCATGGCGAGCCAATTCCCGGTCTCTACGAGGCCGGCGAGCTCGGCAGCATCTGGGGCTTTCTCTATCTCGGCGCCGGCAATCTCGCGGAATGCTTCGTCACCGGCCAGATCGCCGGCAAGGACGCCGCCGCACAGCAGCCCGCCGCCCTCCCTTCCGAACTCACAGCCGCCTGA
- a CDS encoding ABC transporter permease codes for MSSATLFTDDPRDIPAGPALLQRLSGIQPVKLLVIAFAIVVLLALIAYPLVLLTGYSLIDAQGNLTFDTFEKAFNRRGMWAATVNSTVLVGLVTAGACALGIPLAWIVARTDAPGKMLVTLAAGISFVIPSFISVVSWIFLAAPNSGYLNKLAVEYLGFTHAPFNIMSFGGLVFIEIIGVYPLVFFAVSAALHNVDASNEQAARVLGAGRLRTTLTITLPLVRPAILSAIILVMLDALSSFGAPAAIGTMANFSVITTKIYDLLKFPPQFNYAAAVAMPIMVFTAVSLLIQKYAVRAENFRTLTGKATSDQITTLGRWRWAAGGFCIVVVFATAVLPIGALLLLSVLSSFGADITLSNLVTKHYALIFDADFVARGSIINSLLLALATATVCAGLGLVLGWVVERVKFFGREAITFLVMIAYGFPSIAYAVGILMGYVNLFYGTLTLILIAYAGKLLPIAFVLVRNGIQQLSTDLEEAARISGAGWLRSVRDVTFPLVRGAVGIAWVLVFSLSLRELSMSAILSQADTQVMPTVVIQFIEDGAIELAAALSVVIVTVSLSILGLIRFFSRKKTAAVS; via the coding sequence ATGAGCAGCGCCACCCTCTTCACCGACGACCCGCGTGATATACCGGCGGGGCCCGCGCTGCTTCAGCGGCTGTCGGGAATCCAACCGGTCAAGCTGCTCGTCATCGCGTTTGCCATCGTCGTTCTGCTCGCGCTGATCGCCTACCCGCTGGTGCTGCTCACCGGCTACAGCCTGATCGACGCGCAGGGCAACCTGACCTTCGACACCTTCGAGAAGGCGTTTAATCGGCGCGGCATGTGGGCGGCGACGGTGAACTCCACCGTGCTGGTCGGCCTGGTGACGGCAGGTGCCTGCGCACTCGGCATTCCGCTCGCCTGGATCGTGGCGCGCACCGATGCGCCCGGCAAGATGCTCGTGACGCTGGCGGCCGGCATCTCGTTCGTCATCCCCTCCTTCATCTCGGTGGTGTCGTGGATTTTCCTCGCCGCGCCGAACTCCGGCTATCTCAACAAGCTGGCCGTCGAGTATCTCGGCTTCACCCACGCGCCGTTCAACATTATGAGCTTCGGCGGTCTCGTCTTCATCGAAATCATCGGCGTCTATCCGCTGGTGTTCTTTGCGGTCAGCGCGGCGCTGCATAATGTCGATGCCAGCAACGAGCAGGCCGCCCGCGTGCTCGGCGCGGGCCGGCTGCGCACCACGCTGACCATCACGCTGCCGCTGGTGCGGCCGGCGATCCTGTCCGCCATCATCCTGGTGATGCTGGACGCGCTGTCGTCCTTCGGCGCGCCGGCGGCGATCGGCACAATGGCAAACTTCTCGGTCATCACCACCAAGATATACGACCTGCTGAAATTCCCGCCGCAGTTCAACTATGCGGCCGCGGTGGCGATGCCCATCATGGTGTTCACCGCCGTCAGCCTGCTGATCCAGAAATACGCCGTGCGGGCGGAGAACTTCCGCACCCTCACCGGCAAGGCGACCTCCGACCAGATCACCACGCTCGGCCGCTGGCGCTGGGCGGCGGGCGGCTTCTGCATCGTCGTGGTGTTCGCCACCGCCGTGCTGCCCATCGGCGCGCTGCTGCTGCTCTCGGTGCTGTCATCGTTCGGCGCCGACATCACCTTGAGCAACCTCGTCACCAAACATTACGCGCTGATCTTCGACGCCGATTTCGTCGCGCGCGGCTCCATCATCAACAGCCTGCTGCTGGCGCTCGCCACCGCGACGGTTTGCGCCGGGCTCGGGCTGGTGCTCGGCTGGGTGGTAGAGCGGGTGAAGTTCTTCGGCCGCGAGGCCATCACCTTCCTTGTCATGATCGCCTATGGCTTTCCCTCCATTGCCTATGCGGTGGGAATACTGATGGGCTACGTGAACCTTTTCTACGGCACACTGACGCTCATCCTCATCGCCTATGCCGGCAAGCTGCTGCCGATCGCCTTCGTGCTGGTGCGCAACGGCATCCAGCAGCTCTCCACCGACCTGGAGGAGGCCGCGCGCATCTCCGGCGCCGGCTGGCTGCGCAGCGTGCGCGACGTCACTTTCCCGCTGGTGCGCGGCGCGGTTGGCATCGCTTGGGTGCTGGTGTTCTCGCTCAGCCTGCGCGAGCTGTCGATGTCCGCCATCCTCTCTCAGGCGGACACGCAGGTCATGCCCACCGTGGTCATCCAGTTCATCGAGGACGGCGCCATCGAGCTCGCCGCCGCGCTGTCGGTCGTCATCGTCACTGTCAGTCTCTCCATCCTCGGCCTCATTCGCTTCTTCTCGCGGAAGAAGACGGCCGCGGTCAGCTAG
- a CDS encoding rhodanese-like domain-containing protein, with the protein MSAHFPRIDAATLHATLLGDTEIALLDVREEGVFASAHILTASNAPLSRFERLVPALVPRAATAIVLVDDDETLAARAAEILSKHGYEDVSILHGGVPAWKSAGFELFAGVYVPSKAFAEFVEVEYATPHIDAHELQARRAAGEDIVLLDSRPYDEYNWITIPGAIDCPGAELVLRAREVIPSDETLVVVNCGGRTRSIIGAQILIDASLPNRVVSLKDGTQGWHLAGLDVARGQDQIAPKPSPKTHDWARKAAEALATRLNVPTIGAATLARFETERDDTTLYRFDVRGTDEYRHGHRPGFLSAPGGQLVQATDTYIAVRAARIVLADSDGVRARTTAAWLARLGFPNVYVLDENAPAGRVETGAAPEIVLGLDGASAETVTAAELSALLAQGDIIVVDLATSRQYRAGHIPGAWFAVRGRLATDASKLPVAPLYVVTSPDEVIARLAVAELAQATGAVVKLLAGGTDAWSTAGLPLETTPENLASRTDDVLLKSFERREDREAAMREYLQWELDLVEQVRRDGTLQFRL; encoded by the coding sequence ATGAGCGCCCATTTCCCCCGCATCGACGCGGCCACCCTCCACGCCACGCTTCTGGGCGACACCGAGATCGCCCTGCTCGACGTACGCGAGGAAGGCGTGTTCGCTAGCGCGCACATCCTCACCGCCTCGAACGCGCCTCTCTCCCGCTTCGAGCGCCTCGTGCCCGCGCTGGTGCCGCGCGCCGCCACCGCGATCGTTTTGGTCGATGATGACGAGACCCTCGCGGCCCGTGCTGCCGAGATCCTGAGCAAGCATGGCTACGAGGACGTGTCGATCCTGCACGGCGGCGTGCCAGCATGGAAGAGCGCCGGCTTCGAGCTGTTCGCCGGCGTCTATGTGCCGAGCAAGGCCTTCGCCGAGTTCGTCGAGGTGGAGTACGCGACCCCGCATATCGACGCGCACGAACTGCAGGCCCGCCGCGCCGCCGGCGAGGACATCGTGCTGCTCGATAGCCGGCCTTATGACGAGTACAACTGGATCACCATTCCCGGCGCCATCGATTGCCCCGGCGCCGAGCTGGTGCTGCGTGCCCGCGAGGTCATTCCCTCCGACGAGACGCTGGTGGTGGTGAATTGCGGCGGGCGCACCCGCTCGATCATCGGCGCGCAGATATTGATCGATGCCAGCCTGCCCAACCGCGTGGTGTCACTCAAGGACGGCACACAGGGCTGGCATCTGGCGGGCCTGGACGTCGCGCGCGGCCAGGACCAGATCGCGCCAAAGCCCTCTCCCAAGACCCATGACTGGGCACGCAAGGCCGCCGAGGCCCTGGCCACGCGCCTCAACGTGCCGACCATCGGCGCGGCGACGCTGGCCCGCTTCGAGACTGAGCGCGACGACACCACGCTCTACCGCTTCGACGTGCGCGGCACCGACGAGTACCGTCATGGCCATCGCCCGGGCTTCCTCTCGGCGCCCGGCGGGCAGTTGGTGCAGGCCACCGACACCTATATCGCCGTGCGCGCCGCGCGCATTGTGCTGGCCGACAGCGATGGCGTGCGGGCCCGCACTACGGCGGCGTGGCTCGCACGGCTCGGCTTCCCCAATGTCTATGTGCTCGACGAGAACGCCCCGGCGGGCCGCGTCGAGACTGGCGCCGCACCGGAGATCGTTCTCGGCCTTGATGGAGCCAGCGCCGAGACCGTCACCGCCGCCGAACTTTCCGCGCTTCTGGCGCAGGGCGACATCATTGTGGTGGACCTCGCCACCAGCCGGCAGTACCGCGCCGGCCACATTCCCGGCGCCTGGTTCGCCGTGCGCGGCCGGTTGGCGACGGATGCGTCGAAGCTCCCCGTCGCGCCGCTCTACGTCGTGACCTCGCCCGACGAGGTGATCGCACGCCTCGCGGTGGCCGAGCTGGCGCAGGCGACCGGTGCCGTTGTGAAGCTGCTGGCTGGTGGCACCGACGCCTGGAGCACGGCCGGCCTTCCGCTGGAGACCACGCCGGAGAACCTCGCCTCCCGGACCGATGACGTGCTGCTCAAATCCTTCGAGCGCCGCGAGGACCGTGAGGCGGCGATGCGGGAATATCTGCAGTGGGAACTCGACCTGGTCGAACAAGTGCGCCGCGACGGCACGCTGCAGTTCCGCCTCTGA
- a CDS encoding ABC transporter substrate-binding protein produces MTLNKRTLLKGAAAALLIAGSLATSFAPSRADTLPERFKDLYEAAKKEGSVVFYTSYRQETSTQVLEFWRKNFPDVKLNIVQKQTLDLIPTIEAEKAAGRTNPDVVFISQRFILDDWKKRGYLTPYKVRDFDKIGGNYKDADGTYLATAATLLSAAYNPKAFPDTSVLPKKIADFLDPKWKGKIVFSDPKSAASQLTWFQTLLAHKIITWDTIKGFASQDFLFTRGNAESVRLLVAGERDLSPLISSQNVITAKEKGQSIEAYILEDGVVTNENYLAIFKGGPNPTAAKLLEEVLTSAEGQELVANAGSYIPTHPDAKTPEGLPKLADLKIIVADQDIGGEASTKFLEQFDAVFNRQ; encoded by the coding sequence ATGACCCTCAATAAGAGAACCCTGCTTAAGGGCGCAGCCGCCGCGCTGCTGATCGCGGGCTCGCTCGCCACCTCGTTCGCCCCTTCCCGCGCCGACACACTGCCGGAGCGCTTCAAGGACCTCTATGAGGCCGCGAAGAAGGAAGGCTCGGTAGTGTTCTACACATCGTACCGGCAGGAAACGAGCACCCAGGTGCTAGAGTTCTGGCGCAAGAACTTCCCCGATGTGAAGCTCAACATCGTGCAGAAGCAGACGCTCGACTTGATCCCGACCATTGAGGCGGAAAAGGCGGCGGGGCGCACCAATCCGGACGTGGTGTTCATCAGCCAGCGCTTCATTCTCGACGACTGGAAGAAGCGCGGCTACCTCACGCCCTACAAGGTGCGTGACTTCGACAAGATCGGCGGCAATTACAAGGATGCCGACGGCACCTATCTCGCGACCGCAGCGACGCTGCTGTCCGCCGCCTACAACCCCAAGGCCTTCCCCGACACATCGGTGCTGCCGAAGAAGATCGCCGACTTCCTCGACCCGAAGTGGAAGGGCAAGATCGTGTTCTCCGACCCGAAGTCGGCGGCCTCGCAACTGACCTGGTTCCAGACCCTCCTGGCCCACAAGATCATCACCTGGGACACCATCAAGGGCTTCGCGAGCCAAGACTTCCTGTTCACGCGGGGCAATGCGGAATCGGTGCGCCTGCTGGTGGCCGGCGAGCGTGATCTCTCGCCGCTGATCTCCTCGCAGAACGTTATCACCGCAAAGGAGAAGGGCCAGAGCATCGAGGCCTACATCCTCGAGGATGGCGTGGTCACCAACGAGAACTACCTCGCCATCTTCAAGGGCGGCCCGAACCCCACGGCAGCCAAGCTGTTGGAAGAGGTGCTGACCAGCGCCGAGGGTCAGGAACTCGTGGCCAATGCCGGCTCCTACATCCCGACCCACCCCGACGCGAAGACGCCGGAAGGCCTGCCCAAGCTCGCCGACCTGAAGATCATCGTCGCGGACCAGGATATCGGCGGCGAGGCCTCGACGAAGTTCCTCGAGCAGTTCGACGCGGTCTTTAACCGCCAGTGA